AACTCGTTCGGGGGATATCTGTGGGTGTGAACTGAGATCAGATTAATGCACCCCAGAGCCGAGATCAGGAGACGTcccagtgtctgtctgtgggtgtgagGACGAGATTAGAGGCTCAGAAAGGAGGTGCGGGGGGTGGGGaggactctctgtgtgtgtgtgtgtgtgtgtaggccgtGTAGACCCCCTCCTGCTCTGATCTGTCCAGAGCCAGACCACGTCCATCTGGCGTTGCCCAACTTCTCCGTCCCCACTCATCAGCGGTTAATGCGAACATTCCAGTATGACCACTGAAGGCATGATAATCTCACTCCATCACtggccatttgtgtgtgtgtgtgtgtgtgtgtgtgtgtgtgtgtggactaggtgtgtgtgtgtaccgatgGAGTCGGTAGTGTGCTTCGTGCTGCAGAGCTCCTTTCTGTGGTGAAAAGTGCAGCTCTGAGTCTGCACAAACACTGTCACATGTGATCGGCCATGAGGCCAGTACAGGGGTTGTGTTTGGACGGGCCGTCACTAAAGGTCACTGTAGAGGCTCCCCTGTAGAGTGGGCCCTGCTCACAGGCTACctctgctgtcctctctcttctcttctctttctcctcttcctctttcctctctccctccctttactctctctgtacactttccctccctttctgctctctctccctccctccctccctcctctccctgtttctctctctctctctctctccctctatccataGCCGCTGAGCTGTCCTGCCTAATTGAGTCGATCTCCACCAACAACCCCAGAATAGAGTGGAAGAAAATCAAAAACGGGGTGCCGAGCTATGTGTACTTCCAGAACAAAATCTCAGGTAAGCCGTAATCAACATcaacattatcatcatcatcatctcaacATCATACAGGTCTATGTTCCTTTGACTAAACACCAAAGTCAAAAGACAAAGCCAACTTTGACAaaacatacagtgccctccataagtattggaacacatgctaaagttgactatgaAAAGGagtataaaatcgtcttttggagATGGATCTTAACGCCTTAAATAAAAATATGAGGAAATatacaacctttaaggacatacattttctttgtgagtgaataatgtatcgtaaagaaataaatgttttccttaaaacacagggggtcataagtattggaacccctatgttaaccctatgtgttaaattttttgtttttttgatgaATTATGTCCGGTGCCTCCTTATATACAGGAGTTTACACAAGTAGGGTCTCTAAGATGCACTTTGCCACATATTTTCACATGGTTGAAACTGCAATACTTAGCACTGGCTTTTGTCCAGCCAAACATGTGCCATGGGGAATATGTCAAACAGAACTTAACTTCTGATACAATAACAAATACGGAATTTGCGGTCAACATTTTGGGCTTAGGGAAACTTTTTAATTTCCCCTGGTAAATCAGGTGTTTTACACAGACCACcaatattttgctaaatatatCAAGACATTGCTGAGACACAATAGTATAAAAAGATTGCTGGTACATACAGTAGGAATCCAAAAGAAGAAAGGATCTATCAAATATAAGAGTACATGGTTACAAAGAATATGATTTTACAGAACATAATGTGTCCTTAATTACAGTATGGATATTAAGTGTGTATTAAGTgattggctgtctgtgtgtcaggtgaCCTGGAGCATCGGGCGCGGCTACGGGAGCCGGCGAACCTGGTGATCCTGAACGCCAGCAGATCTGACACGGCGCAGTACCGCTGTGAGGTGGCTGCCATCGACGATCAGAAGCCCTTTGATGAGATCTTAATCAGCCTTGCAGTCAGAGGtaagctccttctctctcacacactctctatctctccccctccctctctctctctgtctttctctttctatctctctctgtctccccctctatctccccccctctctctctgtctttctctttctatctctctctgccccccctccctctctccctctccctctccctctctccctctccctctccctctctctgaggctGGGGTGCAGAGGGTAAGTCCCAGGGCAGCTATGAGGTCCGTAAAGGGTCAGCCTGTCCCTCAGACGCCGCTGCCAGGCTGGACTCTGAGGTCATAAGAAATCCTTCATCCTTCATCTCCCACTTCACTCTTTCATCTCCCACTCCTGAACCCTGACAGGACCTCCtcgatcctgtgtgtgtgtgtgtgtgtgtgtgtgtgtgtgtgtctgtgtgagagagagagatcccagcccagtgtgagggagagatcctagccctgtctgtctgtctgtctgtgtgtgtgtgtgtgtgagatcctgATCCCAACTCCTGACAGGAGCTCCCTagttcagtctttctctctctctgagggtgATCCGCGCCCTGATCCCCTAAGCCAGCAGCTCAGGCCTTAATGAGTCTCAGCGATCTGACGGCTCTGCCTTGTCCACGGACTGGACGTGGAGGAGACCTCATTGTGGAGCTCCTGTAATCCGCACCAGTGTTTTTCTCCCACTGCCAGTATGCAGCTCTTCACATCCTCAGATTGAGTATGGGCATGTGAAGAAGAGATTAACACTCCATTGTTCACCCTGGccagattaagagagagagtgtgtgtgagtgtgtgtgtgtgtgtgtgtgtgtgtgtgtgtgtgtgtgtgtgtgtgtgtgtgtgtgtgtgtgtgtgtgtgtgtgtgtgtgtgtgtgtgtgtgtgtgtgagtgtgtgtgagtgtgtgtgtgtgagtgtgtgagtgtgtgtgtgagtgtgtgtgtgagtgtgtgtgtgagtgtgtgtgtgagtgtgtgagagtgtgtgtgtgtgtgtgtgtgtgtgtgtccagctgaagagacatgtgcttgtgtgttaatgCTGTTTCGTCTCCACCAGTAAAGCCAGAGGTGCCGCGATGCACGGTACCGGACTCGGCCACGGTCGGCTCCTCGGCGGAACTCCGGTGCCTGGAGAACGAGGGGTTCCCCCAGTCTCAGTACCAGTGGTTCCGCAACGACGAGGAGCTCCCGGACGACCCAAAGAGCAGTCCCCGCTTTCTGAACTCCACCTACACCGTGAACCCTGACACAGGAACCCTGGTGAGTGACAAGCGTTCAACCTAGTCCCGACTTCTGCTGTTGTGCTGGGAAGAATGCTGAAAACCGTCTGTGTGGGTGTAGTGGTTGtggtattagtagtagtagtagtagtagtagtagtagtaaggAAACAGTGGTTGTGTGATTTGTGTTTTCTATATTGAACAATGAGCAGAAGTGGTTTGTAATGACCAAAAGGAgctgaggtatgtgtgtgtgtgtgtgttgtccagaaATTCCGTACACTGAAGAAGAGCGATGCAGGAGATTACTACTGCGTGGCCAAGAACGAGGCGGGCCAGGCCAAGTGTGGTGCCCAGCTCATGgaagtctgtgagtgtgtccctCCACCTTCACCacttccctcctccttctctccttagCACTGGGGCCACTGTTCACCTGTGTACACCTGTGTACACCTGTGCCacactgtgtacagtataagccataggacagtgttttatgcaagtgaaAAGAAACCAACCCATAtttataccatattaactgctcctgTGTAATAACCTCTAGCCTGGTCGTACCAAACCCGGctcgtactaatatcgtacagagggtctggacctactccattcagaatcgatttcaggcaggaggcgggaactctgttgaagtttgaaacgattgggcctgattttacccaatcgctaacgtttggtcgtgaccgCTATAGAGACTACAATGCGCATATGCTCGACGTCATCGTTAACACCCGcttccccccatcccccccgttcgctgattggtccggtggaatgcatcctgagaaaccgagttcaatgggatcagacccagacgtaatggtgaagggaaataaaaattgagcggaagctttaCGTAGGGCCATGTCAGGCTAAATAACCTCATAACtgcagacattttgcaaaatcaacgtataagctgtggctaatagtaggaaattactgtacacctGTGTGCACCTGTGCAGTTTAGCAATGCCTTCACTTGACACATCAACGACTGCCTTTCTCTCTCGACACTGCTCCAGTTTATGTTTTAGGCGGTGGTagagtagtggttaaggagctgggctagcgtgcagtagccgtAAGCTGTctgttcaattcccggctttcGCCGCTGTGCCGTTGGGTAAGGCCCTTAACCCAACTAGCCCAAGTTGCcccagggacaatgtaatcctttgtaatatagttgacagaTGTGCAAGTCACTTTGgccaaaaaaagtgtctgctaaatgtaaagtaatgtaatgtaaagtaacctccctcccagaaacacacatattcgTGGTGTAATATGTTCATTAGGTGGTATCAGTGTCTGAGccgtgatggtgtgtgtgttggttgcagATGACCTGAACATCATGGTGATCTTCCTGAAGGTCCTGGGTGGAGTGGTGGCGGGGATTTGCGTGATTGTTGGTCTCTGCCACATCTGCAAAAAAGTCTCCTGCAAAAAGGAGACGGAAAATAAGTAAGTGCTGCATGTAGCGACAGAAACTTCACCCTggggtctgacacacacacacacacacacacacacacacacacacacacacacacacacacacacacacacacacacacacacacacacacacacacacacacacacacacacacacacacacacacacacacacacacacacacacacacacacacacacacacacacacacacacacacacaccagagatggAAACTCACCCTgtggtgtaaatgtgtgttagAACCTTAAGGCAGGTTGAGTTTccatctcttttgtgtgtgtgtgtgtgtgtgcgcgtgtgtgtgcgcagtgctGTACTGTCTCCTCTGGGTCTGCTTCTAAtcaaacacagactcacattcaCATTTTTCAGATCCACAGCGATTGGAAGTGTCGTAACACTCAGAATGTTCCAGAGTAAAAAATAAGCAGTGACACACCctaatatgtgtgttttttttttctctccctcgtaGTTATAAAGCCCCCCGACATGACGACGGGGTGGATTACATCACGGCTGATGAGGTAAGAACTCTGTAAACATCGTAAATCCTACCACAAAATCATAAGACACACCACAGGACCGAGAGGACCCCATAGAGATGAACCCGGGGGCAGGAGAGGTTGGATCTCAGTATGAGGAACAAAATAAAGTTCCGTTGATCCAAAAATTAAACAGTAGTAAAGAGATGCGGAGAAAAGAGGGAGTGGAGTGATGCGTTCATCCGGTCAACAACACACCGCAGCGTTGTTAGCCGGCCACTGGTTAAGTCTGCACTGTCTCTTTCCAGGGGCACTTCCGCCACAAGTCCTCGTTCGTCATCTGAAGAGCCAGAGTGGCCTTGACCGGACGGAGGACGAGTCGGGAGTGAAGGCATGCGGCGCGAGGAGAGTCTCAGCCTCGGAGGACGCTTTTCGGTTGACCTATTTATCTCAGAGGTGCATAACCAACAAAGACCCTGTTTGCTATTCGCTGTCCTAATCAGCCCCGAAGAGTTCATGCAATAGAGatctataaatatatattttttattgtgtttccaTGAAATGCTGTTTCAGTTGCCAACACCCTGTACATTTACGTAGGTGTTTTGAAAAATTTTGTTTTCATGCATTCCTGGtgaagtcttttttttgttttgtttgtttgtttctttcttttgttttgtaacATTACCTACTGTATCTGCACAAAGCCAGTGTTCATTTCAGTTTCAGCTTTATGTGCCATGCCAAGACTGTCTTACCGTGGCCAGTGTTGACAGTGAGTGTTGTGATGTGTAAGCTATAGTCAATAGATAGTTTCCGACTTTGAATTTATGATCTGCTGcgcagtatgtgtgcgtgagagtggcgGCAGATGATACTGTTGATGCATAAGAAGGGTGAAACAGGAAGTAGGGGCTTCCTGCTGTAGGGAATTTGCTGGTGTCACATGTTGGCCTGACATCTAATACCACAAACTGGAGGCCAGTGTTCTGCTCAATGCCAACCAATTGACCTGAGATGGGAGTTTAACCAGGTCTTTTAGCTGCCAAAGCCTGTGGACACCAAAAGCACTTTGACGTTAGATGACTTGACTGGACTCCCTCCCTGGTTTCATTCTCTTgaaaatactgtagatacatgTACATGCACTTGTAATTTTCacagtgccctgtgtgtgtgttaaagtgacCTTCAATGCTTTCTAGTTATTTTATAAATTTTGGACATATTGTCCAGTTTTGTTTTTTGATCAGTGTTTTTGGttttctatctgtctgtataATATTGTGGTACTGAGCAAGAGGCCTATGGCAATAATACAGATAACACTGTTTATGAAACAAATGTAATCACAGAAGTCAATCATTGTTTCTATTAGAATGAATAGAATAAAGTAGAAATACATAAACCACTGAAGCTGTTCTAGAATGGTGTTTGTTTACGTTCATAGACTAGACAATGAAATAGAATACAGTATTATGGATCTGGACTACTAGACAATGGAATTAGAATACAGTAGCCTGGGTTTGGAATACTAGACAATGAAACTAGAATACAGTAGTCTGAATTTACATTCCTTTTTCTATTTGTAGAAAGTGCAGTTGAGTGTAGTTTTTAGCCTGTGTTGGTTCTGGCAGCAGTGGGTTAACTGGGATGTGTCTATAGTGGACAGTGATGAGGTCACTCAGGAACTGCTGTGGAGAAGAATGGTTTGGACTGATAAATATAAAGATACATACTTCATACTGTAATGTTCATTTCATCCAAATGACTTTAATTTGTCCAGTTGTTCTGTTATTAAAGACATACTTTTAAGAAAATGTATTAGATCATGTATCTTGCAGTCTTATGTGTCTGACTCATACATCAGTATATGACTCACAGTGCCACTTCCCTGTCTCTCATTTGAAGTCTCCTTTGAAGTAAGCAGCCCTGTTAGAATAAATGGCTGTAATCACAGATGCCCCTTTAAAGAAATGCAAGGAATGACACAAATAGACCCATGAAGATGCACAGATTGAAACGTGAAACGTTACCTTGTTAGACAGAGCTCTTTGGAAAttgtttgtgcttgttgttAGCATTTGCCTCCACAGTAAaatcattttcattgtgtaggctacaggggAACCAAGCCATgagaagtaggctaggctacttacaATGGCAAAGTGAAATATAAATACATCGCGACTCTAGGGGGAGCTCTAGAGTCGCCAAAATACCTGTATACCTTTGAAGCACTCCTGTCCATTAGTGTTGCTGGCTGCATTTGCTATTCTTTTATCACTTTCAGTCTCACTAACATAGCGGATGTGGGCCGCAAATGGTTTCTTTCTGATCTCAACGCATTTGCTTTTCTGTGTTGTGGACCCTATCCTTGCATTCaacatgcaaatgagagggaggACCCTTTACCATGTGACGCGAGTTTGTCCACCGGAAGAAAACGTGGATTTTGTTCTACCCAACAGGAAGTAAACTGAATGCGCACTCAGTTCACATCGGTGGGTTGGATACTGGCAGCTGACAAGTTTATAAATACAATCGATGTTCTGTGAAACACAATAAAGGTTGGTTTAAAACACTGGCAGTTATAAAGCTAGCCATAGGTTGTCTTGTTCAAATAACGCATGTGTTTGCTTTGCAATGTGTAGCGTAAATTAATGACACAAATGGTGGAGCTAGACATTTGAaattcagaaaacacacacgaacatgGCGACATTAGCTTGATAAGATCACTTAAGGACTTCACTGTAACAGCTAACAGCTAAACATTAACTACATTTAAGCTAACCTGTTTTGACGGTGATAATTGTGCAGTTGCTTTAAAGATCACATCACGGAACTGCCGATCATTTTACCGTAACGCTAACAGTTGGCTAGGTAACTGTTAACCTAAGTGCTTGTTAAGGACATCACGGTTTCCTCTAAGTTAATGCTTtgctgggagagggagatagcagAGGAGCTGGTATACCAACTGAAATCATAAGAAACCATTTTGTGTCCCTCATAGGTGAAATAGTTCTCCGTTATGAGTTTCTTCGGCTTCGGACAGAGTGCTGAGGTAGATATCGTTCTAAATGACGCCGAAACGAGAAAGAAAGCAGAGCACAAGACCGAGGATGGGAAGAAGGATAAATATTTTCTCTTCTACGACGGAGAGACGGTGAGCGGAAAAGTGAACGTCACTCTCAAAAATCCAGGAAAAAGACTCGAGCACTACGGTATCAAAATCGAGTTTATTGGACAAATCGGTAAGAGCATGTGCTTTCAgccaaatgtttattttgttgcATAGTTTTGCAGAGTGTATCTTCAGTGTATTTTGCCTGACTTGTCAGGAccagtcatttaaaaaaaaaaaaaaaaattgagacaACAAAAACTATCAGCCACTTCAACAGGTTTAAACATACAGAATTATCATTTAATTGCACTGAATACTTACTAGTAGTGGACTATTATAATCGCTTACAGAGAACTTGTCCTTGAAACATGTCTTAAAAGGTTTGCCCTAAAAAAAGTACCTAGAGGAATGAATTACTTGACATGCCATTGTTTCATAACTGAAGACACTTGCCGGTTGAAACATTTCCCAAGTTAACCTTTTAGgcgggtactgtgtgtgtgtgtgtcataagtcACCCACAACTTCCCCAGTGCTTTAACATGGTCAGCATTTCCCTTTAGCTTggaatgtaaaaatgtgcagtgtgtttgtatttttgatTATTCCCGCCAGTGAcctgaggtgtatgtgtgtgtttcttcagaGTTGTACTATGACAGGGGAAACCATCACGAGTTTGTGTCGTTGGTGAAAGATCTCGCCAGACCTGGTGAACTGTCGAACTCGCAGTCGTTTGACTTTGAGTTCACTCATGTGGAGAAGCCGTATGAAACCTACACCGGCCAGAACGTCAAGCTGAGGTGAGACCAGTGCAGTGacctcccccttctccttctGCTGCTGCAGCGGTGGCCTCCGACACATCTACCACAGCACCACACTAGCACAGTCAAGCCATTGAGCATAATAACCTCAACCAACTATTGCCTCCTTTGCCTGTTTCTGTTTCATGGTTTGAAggtttgtgtttgtacatggGAACTGTGGTGTTTAATGGTTAACTCAGGGTTAATCCCAGTTCCCAATCACCATGGAATTGCTTTTTTGGGTCTCTGCCCCTCGCCAAGCCAGCAGTGAAGGGTCCACCTGTgtcaggtgtgtttgtttgctgttgtCTCAGGTGTACTGTTTTCTGTGTGATTCTCAGGTATTTCCTGCGTGCCACCATCAGCAGAAGACTGAATGACATCAGTAAGGAGATGGACATTGTGGTGCA
This is a stretch of genomic DNA from Sardina pilchardus chromosome 19, fSarPil1.1, whole genome shotgun sequence. It encodes these proteins:
- the jam3a gene encoding junctional adhesion molecule 3B, producing the protein MALTRHSVFLLLCFALSYTALAVILRTTEKTVWTNEFDSAELSCLIESISTNNPRIEWKKIKNGVPSYVYFQNKISGDLEHRARLREPANLVILNASRSDTAQYRCEVAAIDDQKPFDEILISLAVRVKPEVPRCTVPDSATVGSSAELRCLENEGFPQSQYQWFRNDEELPDDPKSSPRFLNSTYTVNPDTGTLKFRTLKKSDAGDYYCVAKNEAGQAKCGAQLMEVYDLNIMVIFLKVLGGVVAGICVIVGLCHICKKVSCKKETENNYKAPRHDDGVDYITADEGHFRHKSSFVI